The Polyangium aurulentum genomic interval CTCGCCTGCCCCGAAGCGCGTGAAGGTCCCCTCGGCATGGCGGAGGATCTGGCCGGTATACATCCCGAACCAGACGGCCCCGTCGCGCGTCGCGCCGATCGCCCGCACCGCGCTCGAGGTCTGCGCGGGGGGCAGCGCGAGCGGCGTGAAGCGGCGCCCGTCATAGAAGGCCGGCCCTGCCTGCGTGCCGATCCACATGCGGCCGGCGGTATCGAAGGCGATGGCCTCGATGGTGCCCTGCGGGACCCCGTCATCGACGCCGAACGAGCGAATCCACGGCACTCCGAGGGCCCGGATGTCGGGGGCCGCGAGGGACGGGCGTGCGATTGCCGCAGCGAGCAGGGCGGCGATCACGGCGAGGGGGCGACGGATCACGCACCGATGTTACATGGAGCGCCGCGCTATCGTGAAGCGCCTCGCGCGCTCTTCGGTCGGCGAAAGCATCCTGCGACGTGGTCGTCGACGATGCCCGTCGCCTGCATCCAGGCGTAGACGATGACCGGCCCGACGAACTTGAAGCCGCGCTTTTTGAGCGCCTTCGATATTTCCTCCGACAGCGGCGTCTTCGCCGGCACGTCGCCCGCGCCCTGCCACGCGTTGCGGATCGGCGCGCCGCCGGCCATCGTCCAGATGAAGGTGGAAAAGTCCTCGCCCGCGGCCTTCATGTCCAGATAGGCGCGGGCGTTGCCGATCGTCGCCTCGATCTTGGACCGCGAGCGGATGATGCCGGGATTGACGAGCAGCCGCTCGACGTCGGCCTCGCCGAAGCGCGCCACCCGCTTCGGCTCGAAGCCCTCGAACGCCTCGCGGAAGGCGTCGCGCTTTCGGAGGATGGTGAGCCACGACAGACCGGCCTGGAAGCCGTCCAGCATGAGCTTTTCCCAGAGCGCGCGGCTGTCGCGCTCGGGCACGCCCCACTCCGCGTCGTGATAGGCGCCGAGCAGCGGATCGCCCTCGGCCCATGGGCAGCGTTTCGGCATCTCTCTTCTCCCGGTGGCTCGGGACGCTATACAGCCTGGGCGACGGTTCGTCCGCGGAAATCGATCCTGTCCCAGCGATGGCCGGTCATGATGGCGCGCTGCTCGTCGGCGGCGAGCAGCTCGTGCGGGTAGCCGAGCGGGACGCGGCTGACCTCGTCGAGGCGGCGGAGCGCCTGGAGGAGGGAGAAGAGGCGGGCGGCTCGCGACATGGGCTCGGTCTTCCCCGTCAAGCGGCCCGCCTCACCGCTCGCGCTCGCGCCTTCAGGACCGGATCGCGAGGCCCGTCGGCCCTTGTACGATGTTGCTCATTGCATTCGAGAAGCCGTGTGTCGGGATTGTGCTCGTCGCGCTGGCGTCTTCCTCCGCGCTCGCCCGCCGTGGTAGGCGTGAAAGCAATGACCAACCCCCGATTTTCCCTTGGCTGCAGGTCGCTCTCGTTCCTCGTTTTGCCTGCCGCCATTCTGGCCGGCTGCGCCGATGTGCCGCAGGAAGCTCCCGCGGCGCTGGGAATGCAGCAGGCCTCGTCCGACGCGCATGTCTCCGCGCCCTTCGATGTGGAGAGCGCCATGCGCACCCGAAGAATCGCGCTCCGGGCCGATGGTGGACGATGGCTCGGTGAAGGGCGGGCCCATCGGCTCGCGGCCACCGTGGACGCGATCGAAATCGCGCCCCTCCTGCCTTCCTCTTCGGCGGTGAAGGCGCATCGTACCGCCTCTCCCTTCCGGATCAAAGCCACCCGCCTCGCGCGGGGCGAGCGCGCCATGGCTGGGAATGCGCCCGCGGCGCGCGTCGACAGAGGCAGTCACCTCGTCGTCGATCAGCCCGAGTTCGCGCAGCACATCGATAACCGCGAGGAGGGCGTCGAGATCTCCTACGCCTTCGCGCGCGCGCCCGAGGGCGAGGGTGACCTGCGGGTCGTCCTCGACGTCGAGGGCGAGACGTTCACGGGCCGCACGGGCGAGGGGCTGCATTTCGCGGACCCTGCGACCGGGGCTGGCGTCCGCTTCGGCCGCGCCACCTGGATCGACGCGCGCGGCAAGAAGAGCCCCGTCCAGGTGCGCGCCCGGGGCTCGAGGATCGAATTGCGCGTCAAGGAATCCGTGCTCGCGTCCTCCGCCTATCCGGCCGTGCTCGATCCGCTCATCTCGCCCGAGATCGGCACCGACGAGCCCGCGCCCGGCCTCGGGTCGAACAGGAGGCACGAGCCGGTCGCCGCCTGGAATGGAAGCGCGTACCTCGTCGCCTGGCGCGAGGGCGGCGATCAGCGCCTCCACGGCACGCGCTTCGACGCGAATGGCACCTTGATCGACTCCGTCGATCTCCCGCTGACCACCGTGGACGTCAGCGATTACGCCCTCGCCAGCGACGGAGCCGGATTCCTTCTGACCTACAAGACCACGAGCGTGGGCCTCTACGGGCAGCGCTACGACGGCAACGGTCAGACGGTCGGCATGCCGATCGAGATCACCACGGGGACCGCCTACAACAGCGACAGCGTCGTCTTCGATGGGACGAGCTACGTGGCCGCATGGCTCGAGGGCGGCTCGGCGCGCCGGGCGCGCATCACGCCGGCAGGGCAGCTCCTCGATCCGAGCGGCGGCGTGAGCGTCGCGCCCGCGTCGGACGTGGATATCGCGTCGAACGGCGCGGGGTCGTTCGTCACGTGGATCGGGGCTGGCGTGGTCCTCGGCTCGAGAATGGACGCGCAAGGCAACCTCCTCGATCCTGCGGGCGTCCCCCTGGCGGCGTCGGGCCTGGACCCCTGGGATCTCGGGGTCGCGTGGACGGGGCAAAACTACTTCGTCGCGTACGGGCGATACGACGTCGATGGGCACACCTACATCGCCGGGACGCGCATCGACGCGCAGACCAGTGCGCCCCTCGATTTCGCAGGCATCACCGTGGGAACGCATCCCAGCGAATACGAAGACGTCCAGTCGCTCGATGTCGGGGGCGATGGCGCGAATGCCGTGGTGACATGGTTCACCTTTGCTGACGCCGAGGGAAGGCCGCTCCACCGCTCGCGCATCAGCCCCCAGGGGGTGCTGCTGGAGCCGGACTCGACGGGTGTCCTGGTCACGGACAGGGGTGAAGCCACGAGCTCGACGACGAACGGCACGGAGTCCTTCACGGTATGGGAGGATGCGCTGTACAACAACGCCTTCGCTGCGGATTCTTACGTGATCAGGGCGCAGCGCTTCGGCCAGAACGGGGTGGGCCTCGACGCGAGCCCGTTGCACGTCACGACGAGCGTGAACACCCAGTATGGGCCATCGGCGGCATTCGATGGGCAGAACTACCTGGTCGTCTGGAGTGACGATCGGAATTTCAAGAACCTCACGGGGCGCGATGTCTACGGCGTTCGCCTGAGCCCGGCGGGCGCGGTCCTGGATCCGGACGGGATCCAGATCGCCGCAGGGGGCGATTCGACCCGCGCCGTGCATGTGGTCTTCGACGGGACGAGCTACACGGTCGCGTGGAATGCCTATGAATACCCGCCCGATACCACGTACAACAAGGCCGGCGGCGCGCATGTGAGCCCCCAGGGCGCAGTGCTGAACACGTTCGGGCTGATCCAGAGCCTGTGGGAGGAGGGCCACGCTGGCGTGCTCTCGGCGGGCAGCAATGGCAAGGCGCTGTTCGCAAGCTTCGATCCCTATGCCCTGCTCGCCACGCCCATCGACGCGTCCGGGCCGACCTCGGAGCCGCAGGAGGTCACGACGGACCCTGATCACGTCTACTTCGCAACGAGCTCCGGATCGTTCGACGGCACGAATCACCTGCTCGCATCGTATTCGGCAGGCTCCGTGCGCGCGGTGCTGGTCGACGAGCAGGCCGCGGTGGTCGGCGCAGGTCCGTTCACGATTGCGAGCAGCTCCAACGGGGGCGTCTCCGCCGTATTCGATGGGGCGAACCACGTCATCTTCTGGGGTGACGCGAAGAAGATCCTCGCCGCGCGGGTGAGCCCTGCGGGCGTGGTGCTCGACGCGGCGCCCGTCGTCGTGCTGACCGATCCCACGTGCGACGTGAATCTCACGGCGCGGAGTGCGGTGGTCGACGGGAGCCGGATCGTGGTGGGATACCGGAGCTGCGATGCAGGCGGCGCGCCCGACATCTCGGCCGTCGTGCTCGACGCGAACCTCTCCGTGCTCACGTCCTTCGCCGTCACGAGCGATGGCGTCGCGGAGAGCGCGCCGTCGCTGGCCGCGGGGAGCGCGGGCGAGGTGCTGTTTACCTATTCGCGCCCCGACGCCAGCCTGAAGGGTGCAGAGCGGGTCTTTGCGCGAATCGTGGATCTCGACGGTGGCGCCGGTGGCGCCGGCGGTGCGGGCGGCGGCGGAGGCAATGGTGGCGCGGGTGGCGCTGGAGGTGCGGGCGGCGCCATTGGCGTCGGTGGCGCGGGTGGCGATGGAGGTATGGGTGAGACGGGCGGCGCGGGTGGCGCCGGTGGATCCGAGGGGCCGAGCGGATCGGGTGGCCAGGGTGGTGGTGCCCCCCCGGGAGACGGCGGCGGCTCGTGCAGCGCTTCGGGCTCTTCCCGTAGCGAGAATGCGCCCTTCGTGATGGCTGCGGCGGCCATGCTCGTCGCGCTTCGCCGAGGCAGGGGCGCGGGGCGTCGGCGCGCGGCGCGCTGATACCTCGTCCCTGATATTGCGCGTCAGACGCGGGGGCGGCTTCGCTCCCGCGTCTGCAGAACCCCATCTCCCCTCTTGAGCGCGCTCGACCTCCCGGGATCCAACGCGGAAGGGTCGTTTCCGCGCGCGCGGCTTCGAAAAAGCGGTCGGGAAGGGTCGGCGGGCGGATGGGGGGGGGATCGAGGGCGCGGGCAGGCGGGACGACGGGAGCGATGGGCGGTGGTCAGTGCCCGTTCGTCGCGGAGAGCCAGGCGGCGAGGTCTTCGGGGGAGAGGTCGAGCACCACGTCGCTGACGCGTTCGGCGCCCTGCTCGCGGAGGCGCTCGGCCAGGGTAGCGCGCTCGGAGGGGCTCAGAGGGCGGGCGAGGCGGCGCTCGAACTGATGAGCGAGCGGCTGAAGCTGCCCTTCTGTCTTGAATCGGTTGGCGAGGTCACGCTCGAATTGTCTGTACCACTCCTGCATATCCATCGCGGTCTCCTTGTCGTCGGGCGAGAGCATCGTTGGATCCGCAGCCTCCAGGTCCAACTTTAGCCGAACCAGCCACGGTTGCGCCACCCTTCGCTCCAAGGCGTCTTCGGGGAGCGCTTTCAAGTCCTGCATCGCCTGCCGGCGTACGGGGCGATGACCGAGCAGCCGCAGCAGGATCGTGTCCCGGACGCGCGGCAACTCGCCTATGACCACCATCCGCACCTGCCAGCCTGGCGCGGCTGTTTGGTAGTGTCCTGCGGGCCCCTCTGGCGCGGGCTCGAAGCCGAAGCGGGAGAGCAGCCCGTCGGGGCGTCCGGCGCTGATGCCCCAGAGCGGGGGCATGGCCCAGTCACACTTGTCTCGAAGCTCGAGGACGTGGTGCCAGGCGTAACGCTTTCGCAGACAGATGTGGAACTGTTTTTCGCGAGGCACCTCGCTCCACAGTTCGATCATCGCAGGCGCGTCCGAGATGGCGGCGAGGATACCTCCCCAAACCGGCCCAGCGCGTTGTCGTGTCGCATCGGGGACGAACCAGAGATCGATGCGCTGCGCATCTCCGGGCGGGACTTCGGTCTCGGTCTGCGCCTCGCCTCGGAGGCGCAAGGTGTCGTGAAGGATGTTCTTGCCGAACTGGTCGAATCGGTTGCGCAACATGACCCTACAAGGCTCATGTGTTGGCGAGGCCGTTCGTCTACATTTTTCTCCGTTGCCTGGTGAGCACTGCCTCACGCGCTGCTGTACGGAGTTCCCGAGTTTCACCGCGGTGGATGACCCGACCAACGCCAGAGGACGCTCTCGCGCCTGCAACCTGCTCCCAGCACGGACCTTTCTTGTCCGGTCCGGGTTGG includes:
- a CDS encoding DNA-3-methyladenine glycosylase I, which produces MPKRCPWAEGDPLLGAYHDAEWGVPERDSRALWEKLMLDGFQAGLSWLTILRKRDAFREAFEGFEPKRVARFGEADVERLLVNPGIIRSRSKIEATIGNARAYLDMKAAGEDFSTFIWTMAGGAPIRNAWQGAGDVPAKTPLSEEISKALKKRGFKFVGPVIVYAWMQATGIVDDHVAGCFRRPKSARGASR